A genomic segment from Hippoglossus stenolepis isolate QCI-W04-F060 chromosome 3, HSTE1.2, whole genome shotgun sequence encodes:
- the oxtrb gene encoding oxytocin receptor b: MEELLRVQESWAHNVSWSISSRGNESHVGNNTVNPLKRNEEVAKVEVAVLVLVLLLALTGNLCVLWAVHTTKHSQSRMYYFMKHLSIADLVVAVFQVLPQLIWDITFRFYGPDLLCRVVKYLQVVGMFASTYMLVLMSVDRCVAICVPLRSVHKRKDRFCVLASWALSLVFSAPQAYIFSLQEVGDGVYDCWGDFVQPWGAKAYITWMSLSIYILPVAILSVCYGLICFKIWQNFNLKTRRDHFLTLTSDKASKSPHPLSRVSSVRLISKAKIRTVKMTFVVVLAYIVCWTPFFFVQMWSAWDPAAPREDMAFIIAMLLASLNSCCNPWIYMFFAGHLFHDLVQCFSCCCRKHLADSHCGYDQHGRHKRNGSTYVIKNTSSQRSLTHTSST, encoded by the exons ATGGAGGAGCTTTTACGCGTGCAGGAGAGTTGGGCGCATAATGTTTCGTGGAGCATCTCAAGTCGTGGAAACGAAAGCCATGTAGGAAACAACACAGTGAATCCTTTGAAACGAAACGAAGAAGTGGCCAAAGTGGAGGTTGCCGTCCTGGTGCTGGTGCTCCTGCTCGCTCTGACCGGGAACCTGTGCGTCCTGTGGGCGGTCCACACCACCAAGCACAGCCAGTCTCGGATGTATTACTTCATGAAGCACCTGAGCATCGCTGACCTCGTCGTCGCGGTCTTTCAGGTCTTGCCGCAGCTCATTTGGGACATCACGTTTCGTTTCTACGGGCCGGATCTGCTGTGCAGGGTGGTTAAATACCTCCAGGTCGTGGGTATGTTTGCGTCCACCTACATGTTGGTCCTGATGTCCGTCGACAGGTGCGTGGCCATCTGTGTGCCGCTTCGCTCCGTGCACAAGAGGAAGGATCGCTTCTGCGTGCTCGCCTCTTGGGCGCTCAGCCTGGTGTTCAGCGCTCCTCAAGCTTAcatcttttctctgcaggaggtCGGGGACGGTGTGTATGACTGCTGGGGGGACTTCGTGCAGCCGTGGGGGGCCAAAGCGTACATCACATGGATGAGTCTCAGCATTTACATCCTCCCAGTGGCTATTTTGAGCGTCTGCTACGGTTTGATATGTTTCAAAATATGGCAgaatttcaatttaaaaaccagGAGGGATCACTTCCTGACCCTCACCTCAGACAAGGCCTCCAAAAGCCCGCACCCGCTCTCTCGCGTGAGCAGCGTGAGGCTCATTTCGAAAGCAAAGATTCGCACAGTGAAAATGACGTTTGTTGTGGTGCTTGCCTACATCGTGTGCTGGACTCCCTTCTTCTTCGTCCAGATGTGGTCTGCCTGGGATCCGGCTGCACCGAGAGAAG aCATGGCCTTTATCATCGCCATGTTGCTGGCCAGTCTCAACAGCTGCTGCAACCCCTGGATCTACATGTTCTTTGCCGGTCACCTGTTCCACGACCTGGTGCAgtgcttctcctgctgctgtcgaAAGCACCTGGCAGACTCCCACTGTGGCTACGATCAACACGGCAGGCACAAGAGGAACGGCTCCACTTACGTCATCAAGAACACCAGCAGCCAGCGGAGCCTCACGCACACGTCCAGCACGTGA